A region from the Actinomycetes bacterium genome encodes:
- a CDS encoding succinic semialdehyde dehydrogenase, giving the protein MTATLPVGTAGVTTPTVLDPTVALRLAAQVTAGPSASTTECRSPFDGALVGRLPVSSEADVDVAFGSARAAQRAWADRPVAARGRVLLTFHDLLLARRDEALDLVQWETGKARRHALEEVLDVAINARYYARSAARLLAPQRRRGALPLLTQVTQQRHPLGVVGVIAPWNYPLTLAVSDAIPALMAGNGIVLKPDSQTAFIALWARELLVEAGLPDSLFQIVVGDGPTVGPAVVDRADYVCFTGSTATGRDVARRCADRLVGCSLELGGKNAMIVCADANLARTVEGALRACFSNAGQLCISIERMYVADEVYDTFVPAFADAVGRMRLSAALDYSADMGSLVSQRQLDAVRRHIDDAVAGGATVLAGGRPRPDLGRYFHEPTLLEGVTPSMAVFEEETFGPVVSLYRFGSEDDAIRRANATEYGLNASVWTRDTRRGRALAARIRTGTVNVNEGYGPAWGSVDAPMGGMGDSGLGRRHGAEGLLKYTETQTVAVQRLQGFGSPRQLSDEQWARVLTFSVGALKKVGWR; this is encoded by the coding sequence ATGACGGCGACGCTGCCGGTCGGGACGGCCGGCGTCACGACGCCCACGGTGCTGGACCCCACGGTGGCGCTCCGGCTCGCGGCCCAGGTGACCGCTGGCCCGAGCGCCTCGACCACCGAGTGCCGCTCGCCGTTCGACGGCGCCCTGGTGGGCCGGCTGCCGGTCTCCAGCGAGGCCGACGTCGACGTCGCGTTCGGCTCGGCCCGGGCCGCCCAGCGGGCCTGGGCGGACCGTCCGGTGGCCGCCCGCGGCCGGGTGCTGCTCACCTTCCACGACCTGCTGCTCGCCCGCAGGGACGAGGCGCTCGACCTCGTGCAGTGGGAGACCGGCAAGGCCCGCCGGCACGCGCTCGAGGAGGTCCTCGACGTCGCGATCAATGCGCGCTACTACGCGCGCAGCGCCGCCCGGCTGCTCGCCCCGCAGCGCCGCCGCGGGGCGCTGCCGCTGCTCACCCAGGTGACCCAGCAGCGCCACCCGCTGGGCGTGGTCGGGGTGATCGCCCCGTGGAACTACCCGCTGACCCTCGCGGTGAGCGACGCGATCCCCGCGCTCATGGCCGGCAACGGCATCGTGCTCAAGCCGGACTCGCAGACCGCGTTCATCGCGCTGTGGGCCCGCGAGCTGCTGGTGGAGGCCGGGCTGCCCGACTCCCTGTTCCAGATCGTCGTCGGTGACGGCCCGACGGTCGGCCCCGCCGTCGTCGACCGGGCCGACTACGTCTGCTTCACCGGGTCGACGGCGACCGGCCGCGACGTGGCCCGTCGCTGCGCGGACCGGCTGGTCGGTTGCAGCCTCGAGCTTGGCGGCAAGAACGCGATGATCGTCTGCGCGGACGCGAACCTCGCCCGCACGGTCGAGGGCGCGCTGCGCGCCTGCTTCTCCAACGCCGGCCAGCTGTGCATCTCGATCGAGCGGATGTACGTCGCCGACGAGGTCTACGACACCTTCGTCCCGGCGTTCGCCGACGCGGTCGGCCGGATGCGGCTGTCGGCCGCGCTGGACTACTCCGCCGACATGGGCTCGCTGGTGTCGCAGCGCCAGCTGGACGCCGTCCGCCGGCACATCGACGACGCCGTCGCCGGCGGTGCCACCGTGCTGGCCGGCGGGCGCCCCCGTCCCGACCTCGGGCGGTACTTCCACGAGCCGACCCTGCTCGAGGGGGTCACCCCGTCGATGGCGGTCTTCGAGGAGGAGACGTTCGGCCCGGTGGTGTCGCTGTACCGGTTCGGCTCCGAGGACGACGCGATCCGGCGGGCCAACGCCACGGAGTACGGGCTCAACGCCAGCGTCTGGACGAGGGACACCCGCCGCGGCCGGGCGCTGGCCGCGCGGATCAGGACCGGCACCGTCAACGTCAACGAGGGTTACGGACCGGCCTGGGGCAGCGTGGACGCGCCCATGGGCGGCATGGGGGACAGCGGGCTCGGGCGCCGGCACGGCGCCGAGGGGCTGCTGAAGTACACCGAGACCCAGACCGTCGCGGTGCAACGGCTGCAGGGGTTCGGCTCGCCCCGGCAGCTGTCCGACGAGCAGTGGGCCCGCGTACTCACCTTCTCGGTGGGTGCTCTGAAGAAGGTGGGATGGCGATGA
- the sulP gene encoding sulfate permease gives MDVEAREPTLVQRLLPGLTTLRHYRRGWLRGDVLAGVTVAAYLVPQVMAYAGIAGLPPEVGLWAIMVPLAVYAFLGSSTQLSIGPESTTALMTATAIAPLALGDSGRYAALAAALAVLVALFCLLAWALRVGFIADLLSWPVLIGYMAGVAVIMIISQLEKLTGVPVEGDTLIAEVRSFLTHLSDVHWPTLAVGLGVLAFLLLVQHYWPRAPGPLLAVLLATTLVSLLDLTADGVAVVGRIPGGLPHPALPDVGWSDLQALFLPALGVMIVGYTDNVLTGRAFAAKGAYDIDANQELLALSAANLGAGVFQGFPVSSSGSRTAIGQTVGSRTQLYSLVALGSVVAVLLFLRPVLAQFPLAALGGIVVYAATRLVDLPAFHRLWSFRRSEYLLALGALAGVLLLDILYGVLIAVGLSVLDLLRRVARPHDAVQGLVPGLAGMHDIDDFPQAQTVAGLVVYRYDSPLFFANAEDFKRRAMAAVDEQLWPVRWFVLNAEANVEVDVTAVDALIDLRSHLAQRGIVFAMARVKQDLLVLLDRGGLVQQVGSDLIFPTLPTAVEGYEAWAKAHPVGS, from the coding sequence GTGGACGTCGAGGCCCGAGAGCCGACCCTCGTCCAGCGGCTGCTGCCCGGCTTGACCACCCTGCGGCACTACCGCCGGGGGTGGCTGCGCGGGGACGTCCTGGCCGGGGTCACGGTGGCCGCGTACCTGGTGCCGCAGGTGATGGCCTACGCCGGGATCGCCGGACTGCCCCCCGAGGTGGGGCTGTGGGCGATCATGGTGCCGCTCGCGGTGTACGCGTTCCTCGGCTCCTCCACGCAGCTGTCGATCGGCCCCGAGTCGACCACGGCGCTGATGACCGCCACTGCGATCGCCCCCCTGGCCCTCGGCGACAGCGGACGCTACGCGGCACTGGCCGCGGCGCTGGCCGTGCTGGTGGCCCTGTTCTGCCTGCTCGCCTGGGCGCTGCGGGTGGGGTTCATCGCGGACCTGCTGTCCTGGCCGGTGCTCATCGGGTACATGGCCGGCGTCGCCGTGATCATGATCATCAGCCAGCTGGAGAAGCTCACCGGGGTCCCGGTCGAGGGCGACACGTTGATCGCCGAGGTGCGCTCGTTCCTCACCCACCTGTCCGACGTCCACTGGCCGACCTTGGCTGTCGGCCTGGGTGTGCTGGCGTTCCTGCTCCTGGTCCAGCACTACTGGCCGAGGGCGCCCGGTCCGCTGCTCGCCGTCCTGCTCGCGACCACCCTAGTGTCGCTGCTCGACCTGACTGCGGACGGCGTCGCGGTGGTCGGCAGGATCCCCGGCGGGCTGCCGCACCCCGCGCTGCCGGACGTCGGCTGGTCGGACCTGCAGGCGCTGTTCCTGCCCGCGCTCGGCGTGATGATCGTGGGCTACACCGACAACGTGCTGACCGGGCGGGCGTTCGCGGCCAAGGGTGCCTACGACATCGACGCGAACCAGGAGCTGCTGGCCCTCAGCGCGGCGAACCTCGGGGCCGGGGTCTTCCAGGGCTTCCCGGTGAGCAGCAGCGGCAGCCGGACGGCGATCGGGCAAACCGTCGGCAGCCGGACCCAGCTGTACTCGCTGGTGGCCCTGGGCAGCGTCGTCGCGGTGCTGCTGTTCCTCCGGCCGGTGCTCGCGCAGTTCCCGCTGGCCGCCCTCGGCGGGATCGTCGTGTACGCGGCCACCCGGCTGGTCGACCTGCCCGCCTTCCACCGGCTGTGGTCGTTCCGGCGCAGCGAGTACCTGCTCGCCCTGGGCGCGCTGGCCGGTGTGCTCCTGCTGGACATCCTCTACGGGGTGCTCATCGCCGTGGGGCTGTCGGTGCTCGACCTGCTGCGCCGGGTGGCGCGGCCGCACGACGCCGTCCAGGGCCTGGTGCCGGGGCTGGCCGGCATGCACGACATCGACGACTTCCCCCAGGCACAGACCGTCGCCGGCCTGGTCGTCTACCGCTACGACTCGCCGCTGTTCTTCGCCAACGCCGAGGACTTCAAGCGGCGGGCCATGGCGGCGGTCGACGAGCAGCTCTGGCCGGTGCGCTGGTTCGTGCTCAACGCCGAGGCCAACGTCGAGGTCGACGTCACTGCCGTGGACGCGCTCATCGACCTGCGCAGCCACCTGGCGCAGCGCGGCATCGTGTTCGCCATGGCCCGGGTCAAGCAGGACCTGCTCGTGCTGCTCGACCGCGGCGGGCTGGTCCAGCAGGTCGGCTCAGACCTGATCTTCCCGACCCTGCCGACCGCGGTCGAGGGCTACGAGGCGTGGGCCAAGGCTCACCCGGTCGGCTCGTAG
- a CDS encoding GMC family oxidoreductase — MAMSGYDYDVLVIGSGFGGSVSALRLTEKGYRVAVLEAGRRFDETTLPKTSWRARSFLWAPALGLRGIQRIHLLGHAVVLAGAGVGGGSLVYANTLYVPPKTFFADPQWRDITDWEAELAPYYDQASRMLGVVRNPTMTPADVAMKAVADEMGVGHTFGLTPVGVFFGDGPGVPAADPFFGGAGPSRAGCTECGACMTGCRHNAKNTLPKNYLGLAEAAGTTVLPDTAAVRIRPLTGGGFAVDTQRPGAWVRREPATLTAEQVVVSAGAYNTQRLLHRMRDDGHLPGLSPTLGRLSRTNSESLVGAVAKDTSTDYTRGVAITSSFYPEPHTHIEPVRYGKGSNAMGLLNTILTDGGGPRPRWATWLGEAVRHPGAVAASLNVRRWSERAVIALVMQTVDNSLTVRSSRTRLGRWRLTSEQGYGEPNPTWIPVANDAVRRLATVVRGRAMGNLGDLVNRPMTAHFIGGCAIGATADDGVVDAYHRAYGHPGLHVVDGSTVSANLGVNPSLTITAQAERAMALWPNRGDADLRPPLGSGYQPVPAVPPRHPVVPATAPGGLRLPVVAVRSGSYEPTG, encoded by the coding sequence ATGGCGATGAGCGGCTACGACTACGACGTCTTGGTCATCGGCTCGGGGTTCGGCGGGTCGGTCAGCGCGCTGCGGCTGACCGAGAAGGGCTACCGGGTGGCGGTCCTCGAGGCCGGCCGACGGTTCGACGAGACGACCCTGCCGAAGACCTCGTGGCGGGCCCGGTCGTTCCTATGGGCACCGGCCCTCGGGCTGCGCGGGATCCAGCGCATCCATCTGCTGGGGCACGCGGTGGTCCTCGCCGGGGCGGGGGTCGGCGGCGGCTCGCTGGTCTACGCCAACACCCTCTACGTGCCGCCCAAGACGTTCTTCGCCGACCCGCAGTGGCGGGACATCACCGACTGGGAGGCCGAGCTCGCCCCCTACTACGACCAGGCCTCGCGCATGCTCGGCGTCGTCCGCAACCCCACCATGACCCCCGCGGACGTCGCCATGAAGGCGGTGGCCGACGAGATGGGGGTGGGGCACACCTTCGGGCTCACCCCGGTCGGGGTGTTCTTCGGGGACGGCCCAGGAGTCCCGGCCGCCGACCCGTTCTTCGGCGGCGCCGGCCCGAGCCGGGCCGGCTGCACCGAGTGCGGCGCGTGCATGACCGGCTGCCGGCACAACGCCAAGAACACGCTGCCCAAGAACTACCTCGGGCTGGCCGAGGCCGCGGGGACGACGGTGCTCCCTGACACCGCGGCCGTCCGGATCCGCCCGCTGACCGGCGGCGGGTTCGCCGTGGACACCCAGCGCCCCGGCGCCTGGGTCCGCCGCGAGCCGGCCACGCTGACCGCCGAGCAGGTGGTCGTGTCCGCCGGCGCGTACAACACCCAGCGGCTGCTTCACCGGATGCGCGACGACGGGCACCTGCCCGGGCTGTCGCCCACCCTGGGCCGGCTGTCCCGGACCAACTCCGAGTCGCTCGTGGGCGCCGTGGCCAAGGACACCAGCACTGACTACACCCGCGGGGTGGCGATCACGTCCTCGTTCTACCCCGAGCCGCACACCCACATCGAGCCGGTGCGCTACGGCAAGGGCAGCAACGCCATGGGGCTGCTCAACACGATCCTCACCGACGGCGGAGGCCCCCGGCCGCGGTGGGCGACCTGGCTAGGGGAGGCCGTCCGGCACCCCGGCGCGGTGGCGGCGTCGCTCAACGTCCGCCGCTGGTCGGAGCGGGCGGTCATCGCCCTGGTGATGCAGACGGTGGACAACTCGCTCACCGTGCGCTCGTCGCGCACCCGGCTGGGACGCTGGCGGCTGACCTCCGAGCAGGGCTACGGCGAGCCGAACCCCACCTGGATCCCGGTCGCCAACGACGCCGTCCGCCGGCTCGCCACGGTGGTGCGCGGCCGGGCCATGGGCAACCTCGGTGACCTGGTCAACCGGCCCATGACGGCGCACTTCATCGGTGGCTGCGCGATCGGCGCCACGGCGGACGACGGTGTCGTCGACGCCTACCACCGCGCCTACGGGCACCCGGGCCTGCACGTGGTCGACGGCTCGACCGTCTCGGCGAACCTCGGGGTCAACCCGTCGCTGACCATCACGGCGCAGGCCGAGCGAGCCATGGCGCTGTGGCCGAACAGGGGCGATGCCGACCTCCGACCGCCGCTCGGGTCCGGCTACCAGCCGGTCCCGGCCGTGCCGCCCCGCCACCCGGTGGTCCCGGCCACGGCGCCGGGAGGGCTGCGGCTGCCGGTCGTGGCGGTGCGGTCGGGCTCCTACGAGCCGACCGGGTGA
- a CDS encoding ABC transporter ATP-binding protein: MKHLPLADPGTPDLGGAGRFLRWLGRRQWRLLGVGIAWGILWMLAQAAVPAALGAGIQAVSDKDRTGFVTWAVVVLGLGVVQAAAGVFRHRAAVANWLTAASRVQQLVVVHAARLGTDLPRQVATGEVVAVTGNDVERIGNAFDVIARFVGAIVAFFAISVVLLNTSLFLGLVVLVGVPLLMLVVAPLVRPLERREREQRAMFGATTELAADTVAGLRVLRGIGGEELFLDRFRTASDAVRTAGIRTSQVRALLDALQVALPGVFVVLVTWLGARSALAGNLQVGQLVAFYGYTAFLVMPLRTVTETAHKWTAARVAATRVVSLLALERQQPEPTRPADDPGHGPLVDHASGFVAEPGRLTAVVAVDPGSGSRLADRLGGYAEGLVSLAGVPLVELTTEVVRTRVLVQDTDPVLLTGPVADLFDVPRSGRVSVEEAISWSAAQDIVEGLPDGLATDLPERGRSLSGGQRQRIALARSLVVDPGVLVLDEPTSAVDAHTEARIGRLLKQARAGRTTVVVTSSPLLLDQADLVVLIEDDQVVATGTHAELMHTHALYRAVVVREDAEPAATAPSTEARR; encoded by the coding sequence GTGAAGCATCTCCCACTCGCCGACCCCGGCACCCCCGACCTCGGGGGCGCGGGTCGATTCCTGCGCTGGCTGGGCCGTCGGCAGTGGCGGCTGCTGGGCGTCGGGATCGCGTGGGGGATCTTGTGGATGCTGGCCCAGGCGGCCGTCCCGGCCGCCCTGGGGGCCGGCATCCAGGCGGTCTCCGACAAGGACCGGACCGGGTTCGTCACCTGGGCCGTCGTGGTGCTCGGGCTCGGTGTCGTCCAGGCTGCCGCCGGGGTGTTCCGGCACCGGGCCGCCGTGGCGAACTGGCTCACCGCGGCGTCGCGGGTGCAGCAGCTCGTCGTCGTGCACGCCGCCCGGCTGGGCACCGACCTGCCCCGCCAGGTCGCCACGGGTGAGGTCGTCGCCGTCACCGGCAACGACGTCGAGCGGATCGGCAACGCCTTCGACGTGATCGCCCGGTTCGTGGGCGCGATCGTCGCGTTCTTCGCCATCAGTGTGGTGCTGCTCAACACCTCGCTGTTCCTGGGCCTGGTCGTGCTCGTCGGGGTGCCGCTGCTCATGCTCGTGGTGGCGCCACTGGTCCGCCCGCTCGAGCGCCGCGAGCGGGAGCAGCGGGCCATGTTCGGCGCGACCACCGAGCTGGCCGCCGACACGGTGGCCGGCCTGCGGGTGCTGCGGGGCATCGGTGGCGAGGAGCTGTTCTTGGACCGCTTCCGCACCGCCTCGGACGCGGTCCGCACCGCCGGGATCCGCACCTCGCAGGTGCGCGCCCTGCTGGACGCCCTACAGGTCGCGCTGCCCGGCGTCTTCGTCGTCCTGGTCACCTGGCTGGGCGCGCGCAGCGCGCTGGCCGGCAACCTGCAGGTCGGCCAGCTGGTCGCGTTCTACGGCTACACCGCGTTCCTGGTCATGCCGCTGCGGACCGTCACCGAGACCGCGCACAAGTGGACGGCGGCCCGGGTCGCGGCCACCCGGGTGGTAAGCCTCCTCGCACTCGAGCGCCAGCAGCCGGAGCCGACCCGACCGGCGGACGACCCCGGGCACGGCCCCCTGGTGGACCACGCGAGCGGTTTCGTGGCCGAGCCCGGCCGGCTCACGGCGGTCGTCGCGGTGGACCCGGGCTCCGGGTCCCGGCTGGCCGACCGGCTGGGCGGCTACGCCGAGGGGCTGGTCTCGCTGGCCGGCGTCCCGCTGGTCGAGCTGACCACCGAGGTGGTCCGCACCCGGGTGCTCGTCCAGGACACCGACCCGGTGCTGCTCACCGGCCCGGTGGCCGACCTGTTCGACGTGCCGCGCTCCGGCCGGGTCAGCGTCGAGGAGGCCATCAGCTGGTCGGCCGCCCAGGACATCGTGGAGGGACTGCCCGACGGGCTGGCCACCGACCTGCCCGAGCGGGGTCGGTCGCTGTCCGGAGGGCAGCGGCAGCGGATCGCGTTGGCCCGCTCGCTCGTCGTCGACCCGGGCGTGCTGGTGCTCGACGAGCCGACCAGCGCCGTGGACGCCCACACCGAGGCCCGCATCGGCAGGCTGCTCAAGCAGGCCCGGGCCGGTCGGACGACGGTCGTGGTGACCTCAAGCCCGCTGCTGCTGGACCAGGCCGACCTGGTCGTCCTCATCGAGGACGACCAGGTCGTGGCGACCGGCACGCACGCCGAGCTCATGCACACCCATGCTCTGTACCGCGCGGTCGTGGTCCGCGAGGACGCCGAGCCGGCCGCCACCGCGCCGTCGACGGAGGCGCGGCGATGA
- a CDS encoding ABC transporter ATP-binding protein, translating to MKRPVSTEESTRRAGTTLPVSGAAQVRHYVLELGGRHRSTLAAVVALNSVAAVAGVVGPQILGRLVQDLGAGLTVQDVNKAALIFVVALTVQTVFTGWSRMRAAVFGETVLADLRTDFLERAVALPPGVVERAGTGDLVTRATTDVDRLAFAVRRAVPEIVISLGTAVLIGVALTLTSWELALAWLLAVPPILVTTRWYFRRAPSAYREEMAAYAEVNSRIAETVDAGRTVEAYRLGADRVRRTDDGIRWWIGWERYTLWLRTIWFPSVETAYVLPLAAVLALGGWLYLDGQVNLGQVTAAVLYTQMLIEPVDLILMWYDELQVGQASLARLLGVREVPQRDVDGTLEPPSAELAARGVRYAYREGRDVLHGVDLDVAPGSRVAIVGPSGAGKSTLGRLLAGIHPPRTGSVEMGGVALAGLATETVRRHVALVTQEHHVFVGTLRDNLRLAGPEATDDELLAALAAVDAREWATALPEGLDTEVGAGGLKLTPPQAQQVALARLVLADPHTLVLDEATSLLDPRAARHLERSLAAVLEGRTVIAIAHRLHTAHDAELVAVVEDGRISEYGSHDELVAADGAYAALWRSWRDEGT from the coding sequence ATGAAGCGCCCCGTCTCGACCGAGGAGTCCACCCGCCGGGCCGGCACCACCCTGCCGGTGTCCGGGGCCGCCCAGGTCCGCCACTACGTCCTGGAGCTGGGTGGGCGGCACCGGAGCACCCTGGCCGCCGTTGTCGCGCTGAACTCGGTCGCGGCGGTGGCCGGCGTGGTGGGCCCGCAGATCCTCGGCCGGCTGGTCCAGGACCTCGGCGCGGGTCTCACCGTGCAGGACGTGAACAAGGCCGCCCTGATCTTCGTGGTGGCGCTGACCGTCCAGACCGTCTTCACCGGGTGGTCCAGGATGCGCGCGGCGGTCTTCGGCGAGACGGTCCTGGCCGACCTGCGCACCGACTTCCTGGAGCGCGCCGTGGCACTGCCGCCGGGTGTGGTCGAGCGGGCCGGCACCGGCGACCTCGTCACCCGGGCCACCACCGACGTGGACCGGCTGGCCTTCGCGGTGCGCCGGGCGGTCCCCGAGATCGTCATCTCGTTGGGCACGGCCGTGCTCATCGGCGTGGCCCTGACGCTCACCTCGTGGGAGCTCGCGCTGGCCTGGCTGCTGGCCGTTCCGCCGATCCTGGTGACCACCCGCTGGTACTTCCGCCGCGCGCCGAGCGCGTACCGCGAGGAGATGGCCGCCTACGCGGAGGTCAACTCACGGATCGCCGAGACCGTGGACGCCGGGCGCACCGTGGAGGCCTACCGGCTCGGCGCCGACCGGGTGCGGCGCACCGACGACGGCATCCGCTGGTGGATCGGCTGGGAGCGCTACACGCTGTGGCTGCGCACCATCTGGTTCCCGTCGGTCGAGACCGCGTACGTGCTGCCGCTGGCCGCCGTGCTGGCGCTCGGCGGCTGGCTGTACCTGGACGGTCAGGTGAACCTGGGCCAGGTCACCGCCGCGGTGCTGTACACCCAGATGCTCATCGAGCCGGTCGACCTGATCCTCATGTGGTACGACGAGCTGCAGGTCGGGCAGGCGTCGCTGGCCCGGCTGCTCGGCGTCCGCGAGGTCCCCCAGCGCGACGTCGACGGCACCCTCGAGCCGCCGTCCGCCGAGCTGGCCGCCCGGGGCGTGCGCTACGCGTACCGCGAGGGCCGCGACGTGCTGCACGGTGTGGACCTCGACGTCGCGCCGGGCAGCCGGGTGGCCATCGTGGGGCCGTCCGGGGCGGGCAAGAGCACCCTGGGCCGGCTGCTGGCCGGGATCCACCCGCCGCGGACCGGCTCGGTGGAGATGGGCGGGGTCGCTCTCGCCGGCCTGGCCACCGAGACGGTGCGCCGGCACGTGGCGCTGGTGACCCAGGAGCACCACGTGTTCGTGGGCACCCTGCGGGACAACCTGCGGCTGGCGGGCCCGGAGGCGACCGACGACGAGCTGCTGGCGGCGCTGGCCGCGGTGGACGCCCGGGAGTGGGCGACCGCGCTGCCCGAGGGGCTGGACACCGAGGTGGGTGCGGGCGGGCTCAAGCTCACCCCGCCGCAGGCCCAGCAGGTGGCCCTGGCCCGGCTGGTGCTCGCCGACCCGCACACCCTCGTGCTGGACGAGGCGACCTCGCTGCTCGACCCCCGCGCCGCCCGGCACCTCGAGCGCTCGCTCGCCGCGGTGCTCGAGGGGCGCACCGTGATCGCCATCGCGCACCGGCTGCACACCGCGCACGACGCCGAGCTGGTGGCGGTGGTCGAGGACGGCCGGATCAGCGAGTACGGCTCGCACGACGAGCTGGTCGCCGCCGACGGCGCGTACGCGGCGCTGTGGCGTTCCTGGCGGGACGAGGGAACGTAG